ATCCAAGAAGGATGAAATCCGCCTTAACCGCGTACATATCGGTCTCTTAAATGATGTCAGCGAACATACAGAGGTCACGATGCAGCGAAAGTTGAATAAGCTGGGCGAATTTGATGAGATAGCCGATATCGAAGCGCCTAAGAAGTTCAAAGGTTCATTGCGCCCTTATCAAAAGGCTGGTTACAACTGGTTCCATTTCCTTCAAGAGTATCGATTCGGCGGACTCCTTGCCGACGATATGGGTTTAGGAAAGACCGTACAGACTCTTGCCCTGTTACAGCATCAAAAGGAACTGCTCGGCCCCAAGGATGCCAAGACCTCTTTATTGATTGTCCCAACCTCCCTAATTTTCAACTGGCAAAAGGAAGCCGAACGCTTTGTACCCAACTTGCGCGTACATCTGCATACTGGTGGCAGCCGCAGCAAAGACAACTTCGCTTTCAGCCATTTCGACCTGATCATCACCACTTACGGGATTGCCCGAATCGATGAGGAACTTCTTTCCGGATTCTTCTTCAACTATATTATCCTGGATGAAAGTCAGAACATCAAGAATCCGCGTTCTAAATCCTTCAGCTCGATAAAACAGCTCAAAAGCAAGCATAAGCTCGCCCTCAGCGGTACGCCTATTGAAAATAGCGTATTAGATATCTGGTCGCAAATGCACTTTGCCAATCCGGGTTTACTAGGCTCCTTCATCTATTTCCAGAAAGAGTTTGTGCAAGCTATAGAAAAGAAAAAGGATGAGGAGAAAGCACGTCGGTTGCAAGCCATTATCAAGCCCTTCGTGCTCCGACGTACAAAATCGCAAGTAGCAACAGAACTTCCGCCAAAATCGGAACAGATATTCTATTGTAGCATGTCGGACGAACAGCTTGAATATTACGAACGCGTAAAATCGGAATACAGAAACGCATTGCTCGACGGAGCCTTCTCCGGAAAAGCATCGCAAATAGCCTTGCTTCAAGGATTGACGAAGCTTCGACAGCTTGCGAACCACCCTTCTATGATCGACCAAGGATACGACGGCGGATCCGGTAAATTTGACGCTGCCATCGAACTCATGGAGTCCATTATTAAAGAAGGAAACAAGGTCTTGATCTTCTCCCAGTTCGTAAAACACTTACAGCTATTCCGCGACCACTTCGATAAGGAAAAGATTCGCTATGCCTACCTTGACGGATCGACGTCAGACCGAAACGCTGCCGTTAAAGCATTTAAAGAAAATGAAGACATCCAAGTCTTCCTTATATCAATAAAGGCCGGCGGTGTCGGACTCAACCTCACCGAAGCCGACTACGTCTTTATCCTCGACCCCTGGTGGAACCCTGCCGTCGAACAACAAGCCATCGACCGTAGCCACCGCATCGGCCAAGTGAAAAATGTATTTATCTATAAATTCATCAGCAAAGACAGCATCGAAGAAAAAATCCTCGCCCTCCAAGGCATGAAAAAATCGCTAGCAAGCTCCCTGATTACCACCGAAGAAAGCTTCGTAAAATCACTGAGCAAAGAAGATATTAGTGAGCTTTTTAGTTAGCTTATTTAGATATAAGATATTAGACATTAGATTTTAGAGCAGGGCGCCGATTAGGCGCCTTTCTTTTTGTGGTTCATCCAACGGTGGAGGGATGTTTTGTTTTGAACTTTTGGTTTAGTAAGGAAAGTTTGTTTTGAAGGAAGGATAGCGTTGTCTTGAACCAGGAAAGGAAGGATAAAAGGATGAGCAGGATCTTGCATAGTTTTTAATGAGGGTATGGGCATCGTGCATTAAAAGAGACGTTTAGTGAAACGTATCTATGCATTGGCATCCAATTGGCTTCTATACAATTTTGAACTATATAGGCGGTATTCGTGACGAATCGCGTAGAGACGTTTCACTAAACGTCTCCTATTAAAAAAATACAACCCATCATTCTATATGTCGCAATACCCGATCTTGCCAATCCTTGCATCCTTCCTTTGGTGGTATTCAAAACAACCTTTCCTTTCTTTCCTGTTTCAAAACAAGCTAACATCTAAAAGCCTCCTTTTAGACACTCCCCTTCTAAAGCCCTTTCAAACCCAATGTATAACCCTTTCAAACCCAATTCAGAGCGGGTATGAAAGGGGTATACATTGGGTAAAGTAGGGTATTGACTAATTGCAGTATAGTAGCATCACAAAAAAACGCTAGAATTTCTCAAGGACACTGAAAAAGCCTAAATTATTTAATAAGTCTTAAAGAAATGACCCACTCTGAATAGTTTTAAAAATAATTATCCAAAAAATGCAGACCGAACTTCTGAAATGTCTGCAGGGTCTGTATATTTCTTAGTAGGTGGAGATATTCTAAATATGAAATCAAATGCAGAAAAAAGAGGAAGAGGTGAAAACTGGAGAAATGCATGTGCTTTAAGAGTTTCTCTTGCTCTTAACAAATCAGGAATTAATATTCCTCACATACCGGATGTAACCTTTAGGGGTAAAGACATTAATGGTAAAGAGGCTTACTTTTCTATACGTGCAAGCGAACTTCATGTCTGGATGATGGAAGAATTCTATCATGGTAATAGAACCGATCTAACAAATGCTGATAGAGCAAATGCAAATGGGGATGGGTTTAAAAACAAGTTATTAGGCAAAGAAGGCATTTACATTATGATTCCTCAAAGGCCAGCTCCTCTTAATTTTGGAGCAAGTGGACATGCTGGAATTTTCACCAATCCACCTTATACCGAATATTATTTTAATTTTCCTTATATTAAACATATAACATTATGGGAGTTACACTAAAACTAGGTTATTTGTCATTGATAATATGTTTACTTTTTGTTGAATGTAAAAGCAAAAAGAAGCAGACAAGTAATATTCCAGAAACGTCATCCGAAATCGGCAAATCTTTCTTTGATGAGATGGAAGCAATATTAACTAAAGAACAATGGATTGATGACTTTAAAAAAATAGCATATTATAAATTACTAAAACGAGGATATAAAAATGATCCTAAGCTTTTACATGAGCTGTTTGAAGTGGCTGATGTTTCACATTTTGAACCTTATTATGGAGATATTTATAGTTCAAGTTTCCAAAACATTGAAAGTCATATGAAAAAAGAATATGACGATATCATACAAGATTCTATAGTTGTCAGTACAGCTTTCAGACCACATCCTGGAAAAAGGGTACTACTGAAAGCACTAAACTTTTATACTAGCGAGCTTTTGGATAGTCTGGCAAAGGAAGAATATAAAAAGTGGCAGAAACTTCCTAGAGAAAAAAGAGACTCTATTTATGGTTTAATTTCGGGATAAGCATCCGTTTATCAGATGGACTGTGTAATAAATAAGGAGCAGACAACAACGGTTTTCTGCTCCTTATTTAGCAATTGTCAATTCTAAAAGGGAAATTTTTAAGTGTGCTTAATCCCTCCTAGCGCTTCTTATATAATTTTAAACTTACCTTTTACAGGGCTGTTCTAAAGTTTTGTGCACTTTCTTTTACCTCTGGCATATTATTCTCCCAGTTGTATTCGTATTCTGCGGAGAACATCCCTTTAAAGTTTTGGCGTTTTAATTCGGCTTGCACTTCCTTCAGTCCTAATTTCCCGGTTCCCCAAGGCACATCATGCGCCTTTTTGTTGCCGAATTCATTCAGGTCTTTGAAGTGGAGGTGTACGATTCTGCCTTCTAATTTCTTTAGGCAGTCGATCGGGTTCAAGCCCGAGCGCATCCAGTGGCCCACATCTGCTGTTGCGCCCATACGCTTACTGCGGCCGTCTAAGGCTTTTAAGACAACGTCAGGGTTCCAATATATGGATGGGGTTGGGTGATTATGGATGCCAACAAGGATATCGTATTTGTCTGCCAGATTAGAGACTACACCAAGCATTTCTTCTTTTGGTTCACAGTTGATGACTTTGACGCCCATATCTTTAGCAAAGGCGAACACCTTATCCCACTCTTCTGCGTCTTTGGCTCCTACGACACCATAAGCGTGCAATGTGATCTTTTTATCTTTAAGAAGTTTCTTCACCAGGTCCCTTCCTTCTTTGGAGAGTTCATAGGTCATCTTCTCGGTGCTTCCCGCACCGATTGTTTGCCCTGGGAAGGCCTCCACAAAACGCAGGCCGGCGCTATCGATTTTGTTCAATGCATCAGCAAAAGAGAACATACGGAAGGTATAGGCTTGTGCGCCTAATTTCCAGCCCAACTTTTCTTCCGGAAAAGACTGTTGTGTGTTGCCTTGTTGCGCTTTTCCATTGGTTGCGCAGGATGTTGCCAGCAACATAGCCGATGCAGCACATCCGAAGAGTAACTTCTTAAATAAATTCATTCGTATTCGTTTAGTTGATTGTTATGCTTCAAAATGAGGCAATGCCGACGCTATGCGCGCAATCACTTCCTTTTTTCCTAAAAGCTCTGCAATCTTGAATACGTCGGGGCCAAACTTACCACCAACTAACATAATACGGAAAGGCATCATCAACTCGCCGATCTTCATTCCTGAATCTGCAATCTTTCCTTTAAAGAATGACTCTAGACTTGCTGCTTCCCAAATGGGCTGTTCTGCAAAGTCTGTCGCGATTTGTTTGAAGAAGGCTGTTTTGTCAGTGTTCCATTTCGGTTTAACG
The DNA window shown above is from Sphingobacterium hotanense and carries:
- a CDS encoding DEAD/DEAH box helicase; its protein translation is MQQGTTSLPYRLVYSLGRHPYLGFLIEPHIVHLNQNGSYSLSYKRVFSNTVDEFAAALDDLDHKLIKLLDEIEQTHIIKQFHKKAIRPADYFSKIFDQNIYDYIRPKIEQRMLSFLNQVGDKPLFLMSKDGYPAEQELQIAPKTTSILFHFRRNDNETRYFPTLKYDGHRMEFMYKDAEVIVNQQAWLLLDNTLYHFDEELEGKKLTPFLNKRFISIPRNTEKKYFETFVTGLIEKHHVYAEGLDIITYKENASPELRIIYSPEGEAQLQLYFQYGDYTFPAGGNHAITVKYVHQPETDSHKFYRIKRSTAWEEKREALLEQMGLQKADALFSTFKPKDIGLGFNPSAIEWVNEHLAELEQEGFHITQSHKEKRFLIGKTSISIEIAEENDWFDVKAIVRFGPYEIPFTSLRQHIINKQQEFELPNGEIAIIPQEWFSQYEHLFQFSSKKDEIRLNRVHIGLLNDVSEHTEVTMQRKLNKLGEFDEIADIEAPKKFKGSLRPYQKAGYNWFHFLQEYRFGGLLADDMGLGKTVQTLALLQHQKELLGPKDAKTSLLIVPTSLIFNWQKEAERFVPNLRVHLHTGGSRSKDNFAFSHFDLIITTYGIARIDEELLSGFFFNYIILDESQNIKNPRSKSFSSIKQLKSKHKLALSGTPIENSVLDIWSQMHFANPGLLGSFIYFQKEFVQAIEKKKDEEKARRLQAIIKPFVLRRTKSQVATELPPKSEQIFYCSMSDEQLEYYERVKSEYRNALLDGAFSGKASQIALLQGLTKLRQLANHPSMIDQGYDGGSGKFDAAIELMESIIKEGNKVLIFSQFVKHLQLFRDHFDKEKIRYAYLDGSTSDRNAAVKAFKENEDIQVFLISIKAGGVGLNLTEADYVFILDPWWNPAVEQQAIDRSHRIGQVKNVFIYKFISKDSIEEKILALQGMKKSLASSLITTEESFVKSLSKEDISELFS
- a CDS encoding sugar phosphate isomerase/epimerase family protein — translated: MNLFKKLLFGCAASAMLLATSCATNGKAQQGNTQQSFPEEKLGWKLGAQAYTFRMFSFADALNKIDSAGLRFVEAFPGQTIGAGSTEKMTYELSKEGRDLVKKLLKDKKITLHAYGVVGAKDAEEWDKVFAFAKDMGVKVINCEPKEEMLGVVSNLADKYDILVGIHNHPTPSIYWNPDVVLKALDGRSKRMGATADVGHWMRSGLNPIDCLKKLEGRIVHLHFKDLNEFGNKKAHDVPWGTGKLGLKEVQAELKRQNFKGMFSAEYEYNWENNMPEVKESAQNFRTAL
- a CDS encoding T6SS effector amidase Tae4 family protein, producing MKSNAEKRGRGENWRNACALRVSLALNKSGINIPHIPDVTFRGKDINGKEAYFSIRASELHVWMMEEFYHGNRTDLTNADRANANGDGFKNKLLGKEGIYIMIPQRPAPLNFGASGHAGIFTNPPYTEYYFNFPYIKHITLWELH